The segment CCGCCGCCGCGCTGGCAGCGCCGCCCCCGCCGGCCGCACCGCCCGCACCCGCCGTTCCCGCCGCCCCGGCCGCGCCCCTCAGCCGCTCCGTTTCCCGTCCCGCCGTCTGGGTGGCGACGAACAGGCCCGCCAGGGTCAGCGCGCCGCCGGCCAGTTCGACCCCCGAAGGCGCCTCCCCCAGGAGCAGCCAGGCCAAGAGGGACGCCCCCACCGGCTCGCCCAGGATCGACACCGACACCACGCTGGCCGGCACCCACTCCAGCGCCCAGTTGAGCACGGTGTGCCCTCCCAGGGTGGGCACCACGGCCAGGGCGACGAAGAGCAGCATCTCGCGCCAGGGGTACGGGCCGAAGGGGGTGCCCGTCAGCGCCAGCCCCGCGGCGATCACCAGCGAGGCCACGCCGTACACCAGGGTGGTGTAGGGCATGACGGGGAGCACCTGCCGCACCCGGCGGCCGATGAGGATGTACCCGGCGAAGAACCACGACCCCGCCACGGCCAGGAAGTTCCCGTAGAGGGCGGTCCCGCCCGCGGCCAGGTCACCCGCCCCCGCGCCGGCGAAGGTCACCACGGCCACGCCGGTCAGGGCCAGCAGCGCGCCCAGCAGCCGCCGGGCGGGCACCCGCTCCCGCAGGAGCCAGGCATCGGCCGCCATCACGTAGAGCGGGTGGGAGGTGACCAGCAGGACCGAGGCGGTCACCGACGTGTAGCGCAGCGAGGCGATCCAGGTGAGGAAATGGCCCGCCAGCAGCACGCCGCTCAAGACGCTGGCCCAGAGCAGGCGCGGCGGCAGCCGCCGGACGCGGCCGGCATCCCGCCAGGCCCAGGGCAAGAGCAGCAGCGTGGTCAGGGCCATGCGGTAGAAGGCGATGACGGCGCTGGGTGCCTGGGAGTAGCGAATCAGCACCGACGAAAAGGAGATGGCCAGCACGGCTCCGGCCAGGGCCAGCAGGGGTGCCAGCGGGTGCACCGGCCCTGCGCCCCCGCCGGGACCGGGCGGCCTCCCCTGGCGCGGGGCGGCCCGGCGGCCGGCGTTGAGACCGGCCTGGCGGCCCGACTTGGGACCGGCCTCGAGCCCCCCCTTACAGCTCCACATCCTGCCCCACCCCCAGCTCCCGGGCCCGCTGCCACGCCCGGACCGCCGCGTACAGGTCCTGGGCCGCCAGCCCGCAGCTCTTGAACAGGGTCACCTGGTCCGGACGAACCCGGCCGGGGTGGGTGCCGGCCAGCACCTCGCCCAGTTCGACCAGATCCTGGGGCTCAAGGACGCCGGCCTGGAGGGCGTCGATCAGCTCCCCCGCCTCCTCCCCGGCGGCCTGGCGCTGGTCGACGAAGACCGGCCGGCAGCGGGCCACCAGGTCGCGGCCCAGCTCCCGCATGGCCGGGCGGAAGCTGCCCACGGCGTTGATGTGGGTCCCCGGCGCCAGGTCCGCCGCGTCCAGCAAGGGAGCGGTGCTGCTGGTGGCGGTGCAGATCACGTGGGCCCCCCGGGCGGCCTCGGCAGGGGTGCCCACCACCACCGGTTCGACCCCCGGGCCCAGGCGGCCCTCCAGCCAGCGGGCCAGGGCCTCCGCCCGCTGCCGGGTGCGATTGTAGATGCGTACCTGGCGGATGGGGCGCACGGCGCACACCGCCAGGACCTGGTACGGCGCCTGGGCCCCTGCGCCCAGCACGGCCAGCACCGTCGCGTCTTCCCGGGCCAGCGCCCGGGTGGCCGCGCCGCTGGCGGCGCCGGTGCGCAGGGCCGTCAGGGTGGCCCCCTCCATCACCGCCACGGGCTGCCCCGTGGCCCCGTCCAGCAGGATCACCAGGCCGCCGATGGCCGGCAGCCCCCGGGCGGGGTTGCCGGGGTAGACGGAGACGGTCTTCAACACGGTGTAGTTCAGCTCCGGATCGTGGGCCGGCATGAACAGGGTGGTGCCTCCGGCGGCGGGTGCTTCGACGGCCAGCCGCAGGGGCATGGCCACCCGGCCGGCGCTGACGGCGGCAAAGGCGGCCGCCATGGCATCCACGGCCTCCGCCATGGGCAGGCAGCGCTCGACGGCGGCGGCGTTCAGCCAGCGGACGGGCACGGGCGTTCCGCCTCCTTTCCATCAGGGGAGCCCCGGCGCCGGCCCCGGGGACCATGACCCTCCGGCCCGCCGGTGGCGCGGGCGGCGGCCCGCAGGCTCAGCCCCTCCTGGGCCAGCCACCCCGCCAGCAGGACCAGCACCGCCCCGGCCCCCTGGCCGGCCGAAAGGCTCTCCCCCAGCACCAGCCAGCCTAAGAGGGCCGCCACCACCGGCTCCACCGTGGCCACGATGGAGGCCGTGGAGGCCGGCACCCACTGCAGGCCGGCGGTGTACAGGCGATAGGCCAGGAAGGTGGGTCCCACGCCCAGCAGCAGCACCCACCACCAGACCGCCGGCGACCAGGCCAGGTCCAGCAGGCGCCCGGGCGGCAAGGCCGCCAGGAGCACCAGGGAGCCGATGCCCAGGGTGTAGACCACCACCGCCGCCGGGTCCAGGTCCCGCAGGGCCACCTTGCCGAAGATGCTGTAGAGGGCATAGGTCAGACCCGACAGCAGGCCTACCGCCACCCCTCCCCAGCGGATCCCGGCCGACGGGTCCGGAGCGCTGACCAGCACCACGCCCGCCAGGGCCACGGCCAGGGCCAGCAGCCGCCGGAGCCCCAGGGTCTCCCCTAAAAACAGCCGGGCCAGCAGGGCGACGAAGACCGGCGCGGTGTACAGCAGCACCGCCGCCACGGCCACGGGCAGCATCCGCACCGCCCAGAAGTAGCTCAGGTAGAACAGGCCGACGCTGATGGTCCCGTAGGCGCCCAGAAGCAGCCACCGGCGGCGCGGTACGGCCAGGGCCACCCCCTGCCGCCGGGCCACCGCCAGGGCCAGCACGAAAGCGATGGCGGCCCGAAAGAACACCACCTCGCCGGGCTGGGCGCCCCCGGCATACGCCAGCCGGGCCACCACACCCAGGGTCCCCCACAGGGCGGCCGCCGCCAGGACGTAGGCCATCCCCCGCAAACCCACGGGCTACGACCTCCCCTGCCCCGCCCGGAACCGGCCGGGGTCGAAGAGGGCCAGGTCGCGCCGCTCCTTGCCTTCCACCAGGTCGGCCACCGCCTCCCCGATCACCGGGCAGAACTTGAACCCGTGCCCTGAAAACCCCGCCGCCAGCAGGACCGCGGGATGATCGGGATGGGGACCCACCAGAAAGTGCAGGTCCGGGGTGTTGGTATAGAGGCATACCGCCGCCCGCCGGGGCTCCGGGTCCAGCAGGGGCAGCCGCCGGGCCAGCAGCCGCTGCACCGGCTCGATGTCCTCCGGCGTGACCTCCCGGGGGAGGCGGTCGGGATCCCCCCGCTGGCCGCCGTGATGCAGGCCGGCCTTGATGCCCTCGCCGTTGAGGCCGGGCAGGCCGTAGAGGGCCGGCTCGTCCCCCCGGTCCCAGATGAAGACGGGGAAGTTCTCCTCGAACCAGTCGGGCCGCTCCGCCGGCCGGAACCACAGGCTGACCTGGCGCTCCACCTCCATGGGGAAGAACCCGCCCAGCAGCTTCGGGTTCCAGGCGCCGGCCGCCAGCACCAGGCGCTCCGCCTGGTAACGCCCGGCGGTGGTGCGCACCGATACCGACGACGGCCCGGCCACCCAGGATTCCACCGGCTCGTTCAGGCGCAGCTCCGCGCCCGCCGCCCGGGCCAGGCGGAGATGGGCCGCCACGGCCTTTTCCGGGAACAGCACGCCCGCGGCCTCTTCGTACACCGCCACCTCGTGGGGTTCCAGCCGGAAGGCGGGGAACCAGCGGCCCACGTCCTCCGGGCTGAGCATGCGGTAGGAAAGCCCGTGGCGCCGGGCGCTCTCGGTGCTGCCCGCCACGATGGCCGAGTCGGGGGTCCCGATCATGAGGCCGCCGGTCTTGACCAGCAAGGTCTCGCCGGCGTCCCGCGCCAGCGCCTCCCACAGCTCGTACGCCCGCAGCAGCAGCGGCACGTAGGCCGGGTCTTCAAAGTAAGCCTGCCGGATGATCCGGCTCATGCCGTGGGACGAACCCGCATCATGGGGCGGGGCCAGGCGGTCGAGCCCCAGCACCCGGCGGCCACGGCGGGCCAGGTGGTACGCGATGGCGCCGCCCATGCCGCCCAGGCCCACTACGATCGCGTCGTACACGGAGCATGCCTCCCTGCTTGCCGGCCGCGGGCCCGCTCAAGCGCCGCGGGACCGGTTGCAGTGGCAATTCCCCACCGCGGGCCCGAACCCTTTCCCGTGCAGCCGGAAGCATGATCCAGGATCCGCCAGCCCGTGCCAGGCCGGCGCCCTCGGCTCCCCGGGCCGGCGACTCGCCGCCGCTCCCGTCACCCGTCTCCTCCGCGCCACCCCGGCACCATGGCGGTGGCGAAACGGCACCGGCTGGGGTTGCCTCCGCTTCTTTATCGTGTTAAAGTGCTAAAGAACTGAAGCAAGCGGGATGCTCGCTGCAAGGCGCAGCAAGGAGGTCGCCCGGTATGCCACCCGTCCCCCTCACCCTGCCGGCGGCCGCCGGGGCACCGGCAGCCCTGGCCGCCGACCCGGCCGAGGAAACCCGCCGCCGCCTGGCCGGGCGCTTTGCCGCCTGGGGTTACCGGCGCATCCGCACCCCCCTCTGGGAGGAGGCCCGGGACGAGCTGCTGGCGGTGTTCCCCGAGACCGCCCTGTGCCGTTTCGTCGATCCCGCGGGCAGGGTGCTGGCCTTGCGCCCGGACCACACCCTGGCCGTGGCCCGCTGGGCCGCGTCGCGCTTGGACGGGGCCGATCCCTGGCGGCTCTATTACCTGGACCCCGTCTTCCGGCGGGATCCGCGGGACGGGCGCTTCACCGCGGTGACCCAGGCCGGTGTGGAGCTGCTGGGCTCGCCGGCGCCGGAGGGGGACGTGGAGATCCTGGGCCTTCTGCTGGAGGCCCTGGATGCCCTGGCGGCACCGGGAACGGCCGCCACGGCCTCCGCCACCCCCACCACGGAAGCGACGGTGGAGGCGGCCGCAACCTTGAAAGCGGCGGCGGGGGCGGCCGCGGCGCTGGAGGCAGCGGGACCGGAGGGCATCCCCTTCCCCGCCCGGGTCGCCGTGGGCCACACCGGCGTGCTGCAGGACTACCTGGCGGCCACCGGCCTGGACGAACCCGCCGCCGCTTCCGCCCTCGCGGCCCTGGCGCGCCGGGACCGGGTCGCCCTGCGCCGGCACCTGGAGGCGGCGCTGGGGGCAGGCAGGGCTACGGAGAGCTATCGCTTCTTGACCGGCAGCTTTCCCCTCCCCGACGCTCTGCAGCGGCTCGAACAGCTGGGGACGGCACCGGCGGCCGAGCTGGCCGCCGTTCTCCGGGCGGCCGGCCGCTATTTCCCGGCCGCCGCCCAGCGCCTGCGGTTCGAGCCCGGGCTGGTGCGGGACCTCGAGTACTACACCGGACTGGTGATCGAGGTGTTCGCGGGCTGGCGGCGCATCGCCGCCGGAGGGCGGTACGACGGCCTGCTGGCCCGCCTGGGTGGGCGGGGACCGGCGGTGGGGGTGGCCTTCGATCTGGAGGCGGTGGCCGAGGCGGCCGGTCCGCCCGAGGGCCCGGGCCCCGGCGCCGGCGGCCTCCCGGCGGGCCGGGTGCCCGGGGCAGTCCCGCCGGAACAGCTCCCGGGAAGCGGCCCGGGGACAGAAGGGCCCGTAGCGGGAGCCATCGACTATCTGGTGGCGGGCCCGGCGGGTGACGAGGCCGGCCGCCTGTGGGCGGAGGCGCGCCGCCTGCGGGAGCAGGGGGCGTCGGCGGTGGTCCTTTGCGGTGCCTCCTCGGAAGAAGAGGCGCTGGCCGCTGCCCGCCGGCGGGGGTGCCTGCGCCTGCTCTGGCTGGACGGGCGCCGCCGGGTCCTGCGCATGGCCCGGCCCGCCGCCCGGTGACGGGCGCCCTCGTGAGGGCAACGGTGCGCACCCAGGAGCGATGCCTGAATGCGTTATGTACCTGGAGATTCCCGGGCCGGGGGTGAGCGGCCCCTCACCCTGGCCCTGCCCAAGGGGCGGATGCTGGCGGAGGTGGCCGCCCTCTGCGCCCGGACGGGCATTGCCGCCGCGGCTTCCCTGGCCGCGGGCGACGACCCGGAAGCCCTGGTGCTGGTCGATGAGGCCAGCAGCGTGCGGCTCCTGCTGGTCCGCCCGGGGGACGTGTGGAGTTACGTGGCCTTCGGTGCCGCGGACCTGGGCATCACCGGCAAGGACGTGCTGGAGGAGAAGGCCGGCGACGCCCGCGGCGGCTGGCTCGACCCGCCCGGGGTGGTGGAACTGGCCGACCTGGGTGCCGGGGCCTGCCGCATGGTGGTGGCCGGCCCGCCGGCGGGGGCCGGGCTCTGGCCCTGGCGCCGGCTGCAGGCGGGCCGGCTGCGGGTGGCGACCAAGTACCCCGCCTGCGCCCGGCGGGCCCTGGGCGGCGGCCCGGCGGAGGTGGAGGTCATCCCCCTGGCCGGGTCGGTGGAACTGGCGCCCCTGGTGGGCCTGGCCGACGTGATCGTCGACCTGGTGGCCACGGGCCGCACCCTGCGGGCCCATGGGCTGGTGGAGTACGAAGTGCTCTTCAACAGCACCGCCCGCCTGATCGCCAACGAGGCCAGCCTGCGGCTGCAAGAAGAGCGGCTCCTCCCCCTGGCCGAGGGGCTGGAGGCGGCCGCCCGAGAGGCGCCCGCCCGGCAGCCGGCCGCCGAGGGGAGGGAAAGCCCATGCGCCGGTTGACCCCGGCCCAGCTTCTGGCCGAACTGGACCGGCGCCAGCCCTTCGCGCCCGAGGTCCGCGAAGCGGCCGGGGCCATCGTGGACGACGTGCGCCGCCGCGGGGACGAGGCCCTGCTCGAGTACACCCGCCGCTGGGACGCCCCCTCCCTCGCCCGCGAGGAGCTGCTGCTCCCGCCCGAGGCGCCGGCCCGGGCGCTGGCCGGCCTTCCCGGCGCCTTGCGGGCGGCCCTGGAACAGGCCGCCGCCCGCATCGCCGCCTACCACCGCCGGTTCGTCCCGGAGAGCGTGGCCTGGACCGACGAGGCCGGCAACCGGCTGGGCCGGGTGGTGCGGCCTCTGGACCGGGTGGGCCTCTACGTCCCCGGCGGGCGGGCGGCCTACCCCTCCACCGTCCTCATGGCGGCCCTTCCGGCGCGGCTGGCCGGGGTCCGGGAGATCCTGCTGGCCACGCCGCCCCGCCCCGACGGGACGGTCCCGCCGGTGGTGCTGGCGGCCGCCGCCCTGGCGGGGGTCGACCGGGTGATCCGGGCCGGCGGCGCCCAGGCCGTCGCCGCGCTGGCCTACGGGACGGAGACGGTGCCGGCCGTCGACAAGATCGCCGGGCCGGGCAACGCTTACGTGACGGCCGCCA is part of the Thermaerobacter subterraneus DSM 13965 genome and harbors:
- a CDS encoding DMT family transporter; the protein is MWSCKGGLEAGPKSGRQAGLNAGRRAAPRQGRPPGPGGGAGPVHPLAPLLALAGAVLAISFSSVLIRYSQAPSAVIAFYRMALTTLLLLPWAWRDAGRVRRLPPRLLWASVLSGVLLAGHFLTWIASLRYTSVTASVLLVTSHPLYVMAADAWLLRERVPARRLLGALLALTGVAVVTFAGAGAGDLAAGGTALYGNFLAVAGSWFFAGYILIGRRVRQVLPVMPYTTLVYGVASLVIAAGLALTGTPFGPYPWREMLLFVALAVVPTLGGHTVLNWALEWVPASVVSVSILGEPVGASLLAWLLLGEAPSGVELAGGALTLAGLFVATQTAGRETERLRGAAGAAGTAGAGGAAGGGGAASAAAVEPGPGKRL
- a CDS encoding ornithine cyclodeaminase family protein: MPVRWLNAAAVERCLPMAEAVDAMAAAFAAVSAGRVAMPLRLAVEAPAAGGTTLFMPAHDPELNYTVLKTVSVYPGNPARGLPAIGGLVILLDGATGQPVAVMEGATLTALRTGAASGAATRALAREDATVLAVLGAGAQAPYQVLAVCAVRPIRQVRIYNRTRQRAEALARWLEGRLGPGVEPVVVGTPAEAARGAHVICTATSSTAPLLDAADLAPGTHINAVGSFRPAMRELGRDLVARCRPVFVDQRQAAGEEAGELIDALQAGVLEPQDLVELGEVLAGTHPGRVRPDQVTLFKSCGLAAQDLYAAVRAWQRARELGVGQDVEL
- a CDS encoding DMT family transporter, translating into MGLRGMAYVLAAAALWGTLGVVARLAYAGGAQPGEVVFFRAAIAFVLALAVARRQGVALAVPRRRWLLLGAYGTISVGLFYLSYFWAVRMLPVAVAAVLLYTAPVFVALLARLFLGETLGLRRLLALAVALAGVVLVSAPDPSAGIRWGGVAVGLLSGLTYALYSIFGKVALRDLDPAAVVVYTLGIGSLVLLAALPPGRLLDLAWSPAVWWWVLLLGVGPTFLAYRLYTAGLQWVPASTASIVATVEPVVAALLGWLVLGESLSAGQGAGAVLVLLAGWLAQEGLSLRAAARATGGPEGHGPRGRRRGSPDGKEAERPCPSAG
- the solA gene encoding N-methyl-L-tryptophan oxidase, with the protein product MYDAIVVGLGGMGGAIAYHLARRGRRVLGLDRLAPPHDAGSSHGMSRIIRQAYFEDPAYVPLLLRAYELWEALARDAGETLLVKTGGLMIGTPDSAIVAGSTESARRHGLSYRMLSPEDVGRWFPAFRLEPHEVAVYEEAAGVLFPEKAVAAHLRLARAAGAELRLNEPVESWVAGPSSVSVRTTAGRYQAERLVLAAGAWNPKLLGGFFPMEVERQVSLWFRPAERPDWFEENFPVFIWDRGDEPALYGLPGLNGEGIKAGLHHGGQRGDPDRLPREVTPEDIEPVQRLLARRLPLLDPEPRRAAVCLYTNTPDLHFLVGPHPDHPAVLLAAGFSGHGFKFCPVIGEAVADLVEGKERRDLALFDPGRFRAGQGRS
- a CDS encoding ATP phosphoribosyltransferase regulatory subunit produces the protein MPPVPLTLPAAAGAPAALAADPAEETRRRLAGRFAAWGYRRIRTPLWEEARDELLAVFPETALCRFVDPAGRVLALRPDHTLAVARWAASRLDGADPWRLYYLDPVFRRDPRDGRFTAVTQAGVELLGSPAPEGDVEILGLLLEALDALAAPGTAATASATPTTEATVEAAATLKAAAGAAAALEAAGPEGIPFPARVAVGHTGVLQDYLAATGLDEPAAASALAALARRDRVALRRHLEAALGAGRATESYRFLTGSFPLPDALQRLEQLGTAPAAELAAVLRAAGRYFPAAAQRLRFEPGLVRDLEYYTGLVIEVFAGWRRIAAGGRYDGLLARLGGRGPAVGVAFDLEAVAEAAGPPEGPGPGAGGLPAGRVPGAVPPEQLPGSGPGTEGPVAGAIDYLVAGPAGDEAGRLWAEARRLREQGASAVVLCGASSEEEALAAARRRGCLRLLWLDGRRRVLRMARPAAR
- the hisG gene encoding ATP phosphoribosyltransferase, whose amino-acid sequence is MRYVPGDSRAGGERPLTLALPKGRMLAEVAALCARTGIAAAASLAAGDDPEALVLVDEASSVRLLLVRPGDVWSYVAFGAADLGITGKDVLEEKAGDARGGWLDPPGVVELADLGAGACRMVVAGPPAGAGLWPWRRLQAGRLRVATKYPACARRALGGGPAEVEVIPLAGSVELAPLVGLADVIVDLVATGRTLRAHGLVEYEVLFNSTARLIANEASLRLQEERLLPLAEGLEAAAREAPARQPAAEGRESPCAG